From a single Bacillus sp. NEB1478 genomic region:
- a CDS encoding DinB family protein — translation MYDHLIVVAHEYLDSVEACATTVGEQKQGKTEFGEYLFNIGGFPPIKIKLPDELDTPPDNTKSKEDIMLELNQLINRMKELEMKVEDINPNYKDKHGGFGWLNAQEWFALVGMHFRHHLRQKYELDQKLGCIQIFG, via the coding sequence ATGTATGACCATTTAATTGTCGTGGCTCATGAATATCTTGATAGTGTTGAAGCTTGTGCGACAACTGTTGGGGAGCAGAAGCAGGGTAAGACGGAGTTTGGAGAATATTTATTTAATATTGGTGGATTCCCGCCAATTAAAATCAAATTACCGGATGAACTTGATACCCCACCTGACAATACAAAAAGTAAAGAGGACATTATGCTTGAGCTCAATCAACTAATAAATAGAATGAAAGAATTGGAAATGAAAGTAGAAGATATAAACCCGAATTACAAAGATAAACATGGAGGCTTTGGCTGGCTGAATGCACAAGAATGGTTTGCACTTGTCGGGATGCATTTTCGTCATCATCTGCGTCAGAAGTATGAGCTGGATCAAAAACTTGGTTGTATCCAAATATTTGGATAA
- a CDS encoding YciI family protein yields the protein MIFLCMGYFNPEKMDARPRAEIDAVMSECQPHIEKFYESGNVLIDAGLDSETKSLRRVDGQVIVTDGPLTETKERIGSVFIFEAESMDEAIQLASLHPTTQVDRAEEFGWRTEIRPVHFFKNDK from the coding sequence ATGATATTTTTATGCATGGGCTATTTCAACCCTGAAAAAATGGATGCACGCCCAAGGGCGGAGATTGATGCCGTAATGAGTGAATGCCAGCCGCACATTGAGAAATTTTACGAAAGCGGTAACGTGCTGATTGATGCCGGTCTAGACTCAGAGACCAAAAGCTTGCGCCGTGTGGACGGTCAGGTGATTGTTACAGATGGTCCATTAACAGAAACGAAAGAGAGGATCGGCAGCGTATTCATTTTTGAAGCAGAGAGTATGGATGAGGCGATTCAGCTTGCCTCTCTTCATCCGACAACACAAGTCGACAGAGCGGAAGAGTTTGGCTGGCGCACCGAAATCCGTCCTGTTCATTTTTTTAAGAATGATAAATAG
- a CDS encoding DinB family protein codes for MDVRTLLLQQWASCLDQEDWFPPLEKVLEDITFEQALWKPAEGAHSIWELVCHLLFFEKRILLRFLGETANEPKAENNDATYRLPTETSQNWQKTKQEYFYVHRELEKILATSELEDLYREIPKDNPLMIELKSLAMHDAYHIGQIVFLSKMQGVWAAKRSF; via the coding sequence ATGGATGTAAGGACACTTTTGTTACAGCAATGGGCAAGCTGCTTAGATCAAGAAGACTGGTTTCCACCACTTGAAAAAGTGTTAGAGGATATCACATTTGAACAGGCACTTTGGAAACCAGCTGAGGGGGCACATTCCATTTGGGAATTAGTCTGTCATTTGCTTTTCTTTGAAAAAAGAATTCTGTTACGATTTCTTGGTGAAACAGCAAATGAACCAAAGGCAGAAAATAATGATGCTACATATCGATTACCAACTGAGACGTCTCAAAATTGGCAGAAAACAAAACAAGAATACTTTTATGTTCATCGTGAACTAGAAAAAATACTAGCAACATCAGAACTAGAAGATTTGTACAGAGAAATCCCAAAAGACAATCCATTAATGATTGAACTGAAGAGTTTAGCAATGCACGACGCCTATCATATTGGGCAAATTGTATTCCTTAGTAAAATGCAAGGAGTTTGGGCAGCGAAACGCAGCTTTTAA
- a CDS encoding DUF2277 domain-containing protein, translating to MCRNIRTLFNFDPPATDEEIHAAAIQYVRKITGYNNPSKVNEDAFNHAVNEVAMITKNLFDTMETSAEPRNREVEAERARVRSAKRFGTS from the coding sequence ATGTGCCGAAACATTAGAACATTATTTAATTTTGACCCACCAGCTACCGATGAAGAGATTCATGCAGCAGCTATTCAGTACGTCAGAAAGATAACGGGCTATAACAATCCCTCAAAGGTAAACGAGGATGCTTTTAATCACGCAGTCAATGAAGTAGCAATGATAACTAAGAATTTATTTGATACTATGGAAACCAGTGCAGAACCTCGCAATCGTGAAGTCGAAGCTGAGCGTGCTCGTGTCAGATCAGCTAAAAGGTTTGGTACAAGTTAG
- a CDS encoding SMI1/KNR4 family protein, protein MLINKAFEIIEDHSDDADFIGEIKDQIIDSAEAALNVKFPMSYRLFLKKYGLGDIFGEEIYGLGIEENGVPSMTWITKQFRQEEDLPNHLICFYFTGYDGVYFCLDCSKVQNQYDDNAEVVSFVSGLPIEEQKFEVEAGSFGEFLLNTLQESIED, encoded by the coding sequence ATGTTAATAAATAAAGCGTTTGAAATAATCGAGGATCATTCAGATGACGCAGATTTTATTGGTGAAATTAAAGATCAAATAATTGATTCTGCTGAAGCAGCATTAAATGTAAAATTCCCGATGAGTTATAGACTTTTTTTGAAGAAGTATGGTCTTGGAGATATTTTTGGAGAAGAAATTTACGGTTTGGGAATTGAAGAAAATGGAGTTCCAAGTATGACTTGGATTACAAAACAATTTAGACAAGAGGAAGACTTACCAAATCATTTAATTTGCTTTTACTTCACAGGGTATGATGGCGTGTATTTTTGTTTAGATTGTTCCAAAGTACAAAATCAATATGATGATAATGCTGAGGTTGTTTCTTTTGTTAGTGGGTTACCGATTGAAGAGCAAAAATTTGAAGTTGAAGCAGGAAGCTTTGGCGAATTTTTATTAAATACATTGCAAGAGTCAATAGAGGATTGA
- a CDS encoding kinase — MYVNEVVNELLNQFKNRTNKERPFNIAVDGLSGSGKTTLVKKLENELKNKCIVSLFHIDDHIVERNKRYNTAFEEWYEYYYLQWDMEMISEKLLKSLHRNYSELNLPYYDKSIDKNANKKVHITPNSIILIEGIFLQRREWIAFYDYTIFWDCPREIRFERVLNRDYIGDSQTRLDKYKRRYWLGEEHYLNTEEPIKKANKIYIVN; from the coding sequence ATGTATGTCAATGAAGTGGTTAACGAACTGCTGAATCAGTTTAAAAACAGAACAAATAAAGAACGCCCTTTTAATATAGCTGTTGATGGTTTGAGCGGATCAGGAAAGACAACTTTAGTAAAAAAACTAGAGAATGAGCTAAAAAATAAATGTATTGTTAGCTTATTTCATATTGATGATCATATCGTGGAAAGAAATAAAAGATATAATACTGCTTTTGAAGAGTGGTATGAATATTATTATTTACAATGGGATATGGAAATGATATCCGAAAAATTGTTAAAAAGTTTACACAGAAACTATTCAGAACTAAACCTTCCTTATTATGATAAATCTATTGATAAAAATGCAAATAAGAAAGTACACATAACACCTAACAGCATTATTCTTATAGAGGGTATTTTTCTGCAAAGAAGAGAATGGATAGCATTTTATGATTACACTATTTTTTGGGACTGTCCAAGAGAAATAAGGTTTGAAAGAGTTTTAAATAGAGATTATATTGGTGATTCCCAAACAAGATTAGATAAATATAAAAGAAGGTACTGGCTGGGAGAAGAGCATTATTTAAATACAGAAGAACCCATAAAAAAAGCAAATAAAATTTACATAGTTAATTAG
- a CDS encoding GNAT family N-acetyltransferase, which yields MFYGEKKLTKKGCIMEVIAETERLLLRVFNEMDVEDAKAFWGDQEVMEHCLGAIPHDHLHKALAAYAACHQEKGLSVYAVIEKESNRVIGSAGFNVRTTIESVELLYHFSKTAWGKGYATEAATACVDFAIKNPNLKMIYASAESKNTGSLKILEKVGFEYKGMKWFDDTNQEEPYYELNIKVKVKNGST from the coding sequence ATGTTTTATGGAGAGAAAAAACTAACGAAAAAAGGGTGTATTATGGAAGTGATTGCTGAAACGGAACGATTGCTATTAAGGGTTTTTAATGAAATGGATGTAGAGGATGCAAAGGCATTTTGGGGAGATCAGGAAGTTATGGAGCATTGTCTCGGAGCTATTCCTCACGATCACTTACATAAAGCTTTGGCTGCATATGCAGCTTGCCACCAGGAAAAAGGTCTTTCAGTATATGCGGTTATAGAAAAAGAGTCAAATAGGGTAATTGGTTCAGCTGGATTTAACGTAAGAACTACTATTGAATCAGTAGAATTGCTTTACCATTTTTCTAAAACTGCATGGGGAAAGGGATACGCAACAGAGGCTGCAACAGCATGTGTTGATTTTGCTATTAAAAATCCTAATTTAAAGATGATTTACGCATCCGCTGAATCAAAAAATACTGGTTCTCTAAAAATATTAGAAAAAGTTGGGTTTGAGTACAAAGGCATGAAATGGTTTGATGATACAAATCAGGAAGAGCCGTATTATGAATTAAATATTAAAGTAAAAGTAAAAAACGGTAGTACCTAA
- the topB gene encoding DNA topoisomerase III codes for MSKVVILAEKPSQAKAYSDAFSIKKKDKTHIELNPCSIFPNGAMITWGIGHLVELKQPKEYKPEWGTWRLSSLPILPERYEFKVASGKYEQFNAVKWLFKEADIIINGCDVDREGSNIFYSIYHMTGVRGKIIKRLWINSLEVDEVRKGFSNLHDNKKDLLLYSEAKTRQISDWLVGMNGSRLYTLLLQQKGLKDSLSIGRVQSPTTYLIYQRHLEIENFVPKPFYEIEGNFSAANGKYKGKAKIKSENKEEILQLLNHHNITGNDTGIIKSVSKKEMRIKSPKLHALSTLQSTANKRWKYSPKKVLDTVQKLYDKKILSYPRTDTQFITENEFAYLSANLESYQDLIENPFTAASIKPNKRYVDGSKVQEHYAIVPTKKVPTRAKIQGLSIEERNIYFEVLNTTLAMFHHDYVYEETKVTTVVNGLDFETVGKTEISKGWKELFNYGSNDNTAKKDEASIQALPKLEKGEKVDSIVKMKEGMTTAPKPYTEGQLISMMKTCGKSVENEEEMEILKEVEGLGTEATRSGIIETIKKHQYIEVKKNIVHITEKGKILCQSIEGNLLSSPSMTAKWETYLKKIGNGNGTSQAFLGSIARFLNKLIEEVPEQLKVDSIQQSIDSVKNVNQIAITVCPRCKKGSITTNRSFYGCSEYASGCKQTFPGKLLSKNITEKQVKDLCTKGKTNVIKGFKPKAKEKKKFDAMLILKDDFSIGFEFPQKQFAKK; via the coding sequence ATGAGCAAAGTAGTCATTCTAGCAGAAAAACCATCACAAGCTAAGGCTTATTCAGACGCGTTTTCTATAAAAAAGAAAGATAAAACTCATATTGAGTTAAACCCATGCAGTATATTTCCGAATGGAGCAATGATTACATGGGGAATTGGTCACTTGGTAGAGCTGAAGCAACCAAAAGAATATAAACCAGAATGGGGAACTTGGCGCTTATCTTCCTTACCGATCTTGCCTGAACGTTATGAATTTAAGGTAGCTTCAGGAAAATATGAACAATTTAATGCTGTAAAATGGTTATTTAAAGAAGCTGACATTATCATTAACGGATGTGATGTTGATCGTGAGGGTTCTAACATCTTTTATTCGATCTACCATATGACAGGAGTTAGAGGCAAAATTATTAAACGCCTTTGGATTAACTCTCTAGAAGTGGATGAAGTCCGAAAAGGGTTTTCAAATCTTCACGATAACAAGAAAGATTTATTACTTTATTCTGAAGCTAAAACACGTCAAATCTCTGATTGGCTCGTTGGAATGAACGGAAGCCGCCTTTATACTTTACTTTTACAACAAAAAGGCCTTAAAGATAGCTTGAGCATTGGCAGAGTGCAATCTCCAACAACGTATTTAATTTATCAAAGGCACCTCGAAATTGAAAATTTTGTTCCAAAACCATTTTATGAAATTGAAGGTAACTTTTCAGCTGCCAACGGAAAATATAAAGGAAAAGCAAAAATAAAAAGTGAAAACAAAGAAGAAATTCTACAGCTGTTAAATCATCACAACATAACAGGTAACGATACTGGCATCATAAAATCCGTATCAAAAAAGGAAATGCGTATCAAATCACCTAAGTTGCACGCTCTCTCTACACTGCAATCAACAGCAAATAAACGATGGAAATACAGTCCAAAGAAGGTTCTTGATACTGTTCAGAAACTGTACGATAAGAAAATTCTATCCTACCCAAGAACAGACACACAATTCATTACGGAAAATGAGTTTGCCTATTTATCTGCTAATCTTGAATCCTATCAAGATCTAATAGAGAACCCCTTTACTGCAGCTTCTATAAAGCCAAATAAAAGGTATGTAGATGGATCAAAGGTACAGGAGCACTATGCGATTGTTCCTACAAAAAAGGTTCCAACACGTGCAAAAATTCAAGGTTTATCAATAGAAGAGAGAAATATTTACTTTGAAGTATTGAACACAACCTTAGCTATGTTTCATCATGATTATGTGTACGAAGAGACAAAAGTCACAACGGTTGTAAATGGTTTAGACTTTGAGACGGTAGGAAAAACAGAAATCAGCAAAGGTTGGAAGGAACTGTTTAACTACGGTTCAAATGACAACACAGCTAAGAAAGATGAAGCTTCTATTCAAGCACTTCCTAAACTTGAAAAAGGGGAGAAAGTAGATAGTATTGTCAAAATGAAAGAAGGTATGACCACTGCTCCTAAGCCATACACGGAGGGTCAACTTATTTCTATGATGAAAACGTGTGGGAAATCGGTTGAAAATGAAGAAGAAATGGAAATTTTAAAAGAAGTTGAAGGCTTAGGTACTGAAGCTACAAGAAGTGGAATCATCGAAACCATTAAAAAACATCAATACATCGAAGTAAAAAAGAACATTGTTCATATCACCGAAAAAGGGAAGATCTTGTGTCAGTCGATAGAAGGTAACCTGCTTTCCAGTCCTTCCATGACGGCCAAATGGGAAACATATCTAAAGAAAATCGGAAACGGAAACGGTACATCTCAAGCTTTTTTGGGAAGTATTGCAAGGTTCTTAAATAAATTGATTGAAGAAGTACCTGAACAATTGAAAGTAGATTCCATCCAGCAGAGTATTGATAGTGTTAAGAATGTGAATCAGATCGCAATCACTGTATGTCCTCGTTGCAAAAAAGGAAGTATCACCACGAATCGTTCTTTCTATGGCTGCTCAGAATATGCAAGTGGTTGTAAACAAACCTTCCCAGGAAAATTACTCAGTAAAAATATTACTGAAAAACAGGTGAAGGATTTATGTACAAAAGGCAAAACCAATGTAATTAAAGGATTCAAGCCAAAAGCCAAAGAAAAGAAAAAGTTTGATGCTATGCTCATATTAAAGGATGACTTTTCGATAGGATTTGAGTTTCCGCAAAAACAATTTGCTAAGAAATAA
- a CDS encoding alpha/beta hydrolase, translating to MEIQVKQIELNGLTFTYRESGDSTAPPLVALHALGESAESWDKAAAVLGKEYRVLALDQRGHGGSARTSTYTIELMCDDLLHFANELNLERFTLIGHSMGGIVSYLFAETYPTRLERLIIEDIGPPFQDKPKEIPSKPSHPLPFDWEVVPSILSINNKPEWWEGLTEISMPTLIISGGSSKTPKDKLTEVSKLIPNCELVTIVGAGHFVHDDNLPDFLDAVNNFLKTRDSKEISNKILY from the coding sequence ATGGAAATACAAGTAAAACAAATTGAACTGAATGGACTTACTTTTACATATCGTGAGAGTGGAGATTCTACTGCACCGCCGCTTGTTGCACTCCATGCGCTAGGGGAAAGTGCAGAATCATGGGATAAAGCGGCCGCTGTATTAGGAAAAGAATATCGTGTCTTAGCTTTAGATCAAAGAGGACACGGTGGAAGTGCAAGAACGAGTACATATACAATTGAACTCATGTGTGATGACTTACTTCATTTTGCTAACGAATTGAATCTTGAGAGGTTTACCCTAATAGGTCATTCAATGGGAGGAATAGTATCCTATCTTTTCGCAGAAACATACCCAACCAGGTTAGAGCGATTAATTATTGAGGACATTGGACCTCCTTTTCAAGATAAACCAAAAGAAATACCTTCCAAGCCCTCTCATCCTCTACCGTTTGATTGGGAGGTTGTTCCCTCGATACTTAGTATTAATAACAAACCCGAATGGTGGGAAGGTTTGACTGAGATTTCAATGCCAACTCTTATTATAAGTGGTGGGTCTAGTAAAACGCCAAAAGACAAATTAACAGAAGTTTCAAAGCTTATTCCGAATTGCGAATTGGTGACAATAGTGGGCGCGGGACACTTTGTTCACGATGATAATCTACCAGACTTTTTAGATGCAGTTAATAATTTTCTAAAAACAAGAGATTCCAAAGAGATATCTAACAAAATTCTCTATTAA
- a CDS encoding cyclic-phosphate processing receiver domain-containing protein: MDTISVFLDDYRIEPEGYVLTETIDECLELLRNFNVEHLSLDHDLLNKNRNGLMLVQMMVDENLFANRITIHSANSVGGKAMFRCLKQAQTDSIISNATIISLRPLPLNFYPPGVLQHYLDVM, encoded by the coding sequence ATGGATACAATCAGTGTTTTCTTAGATGACTATAGGATAGAACCAGAAGGCTATGTTTTAACGGAGACGATTGACGAGTGTTTAGAGTTGTTACGAAACTTTAACGTCGAACATCTTTCTTTAGATCACGACTTATTAAATAAAAATAGGAATGGTTTAATGCTTGTTCAAATGATGGTGGATGAAAATCTATTTGCTAACCGCATTACTATTCATTCCGCTAATTCAGTTGGGGGCAAAGCTATGTTCAGATGTCTAAAACAGGCACAAACGGATTCCATTATTTCCAACGCCACCATTATATCCTTAAGGCCGTTGCCTCTAAATTTTTACCCGCCAGGTGTTCTGCAACATTATCTAGACGTAATGTAA
- a CDS encoding STAS domain-containing protein codes for MNKELQQLGETIIKQRHEIAEIIHSDRMEGVIMTQAEKNEFQKIEPQILKLRAEFINLFGEALVDSHDQSSSIEKVKRWGKETGEYLFKLGAPLEEALKDTSFYRESIWKVIKKEATAQGLSAATIFEVIEIIDPLLDHAVYYFSLNFVQSHQTVLEQAKAAFLELSVPIVPLIKGTGVLPLIGNIDTERAKLLMEETLNQAVKLKLENLIIDVSGVLIVDTMVADQLLRVISALSLLGVKTILTGIRPEVAQTMVALGVNLENIEVKGNLHQAFSDLQA; via the coding sequence ATGAATAAAGAATTGCAGCAACTCGGGGAAACAATTATCAAACAAAGACATGAAATCGCGGAGATCATTCATTCTGACCGGATGGAAGGCGTGATCATGACACAAGCGGAGAAGAACGAGTTTCAAAAAATAGAGCCGCAGATTCTAAAATTGCGAGCGGAGTTTATCAATCTATTTGGAGAAGCGTTAGTTGATTCTCATGATCAAAGCAGCTCTATTGAAAAGGTAAAACGCTGGGGGAAAGAAACAGGGGAGTACTTATTCAAGCTAGGAGCTCCATTAGAGGAAGCGTTAAAAGATACGAGCTTTTACCGGGAATCGATTTGGAAAGTCATTAAAAAAGAGGCAACTGCACAAGGTTTGTCAGCTGCTACAATTTTTGAAGTAATAGAGATTATTGACCCACTCTTGGATCATGCCGTTTATTATTTCAGTTTAAACTTTGTTCAGTCTCACCAAACAGTGCTTGAACAAGCAAAAGCAGCCTTCTTAGAGTTGTCTGTTCCTATTGTACCTTTAATAAAAGGAACAGGGGTTTTGCCGTTAATCGGTAATATTGATACAGAACGAGCAAAGTTATTAATGGAAGAAACATTGAACCAAGCAGTTAAGTTAAAATTAGAAAATCTGATCATCGATGTATCAGGTGTCTTGATTGTCGATACGATGGTAGCAGACCAGCTTTTAAGAGTAATTAGTGCTTTATCATTACTAGGAGTTAAGACCATTCTAACGGGTATCCGTCCAGAGGTAGCACAAACGATGGTTGCTCTAGGGGTAAACCTTGAAAACATCGAAGTAAAAGGGAATTTGCATCAGGCATTTAGCGATCTGCAAGCCTAA
- a CDS encoding VOC family protein yields MKLGAFSVSLSVKDIHKSKAFYENLGFETLGGDITQNWLILKNESCVIGLFQGMFEKNMLTFNPGWSQNAENLDSFTDVRDLQKQLKTKEVQFLTEADETSEGPGSFMIKDPDGNPILIDQHR; encoded by the coding sequence ATGAAACTAGGAGCATTCTCTGTAAGTTTAAGTGTAAAAGACATACACAAATCGAAAGCTTTTTATGAGAATCTAGGATTTGAAACCTTGGGAGGAGACATTACCCAAAATTGGCTCATTTTGAAGAATGAAAGTTGCGTTATCGGTCTTTTCCAAGGAATGTTTGAAAAAAACATGCTCACTTTTAATCCGGGATGGAGTCAAAATGCCGAAAATCTCGATTCTTTTACAGACGTTCGTGACCTTCAAAAGCAGCTAAAAACAAAAGAAGTTCAATTTTTAACAGAAGCGGATGAAACAAGTGAAGGTCCAGGAAGTTTTATGATTAAAGATCCAGATGGAAATCCCATTCTTATAGATCAACACAGATAA
- a CDS encoding GNAT family N-acetyltransferase encodes MLTTKQLQDIEQLQKECETHDHVQLKLNWEMLRKRESDQLDFLHYEKDELVAFLGLYPFGSMVEVCGMVKPSERRKGYFSFLFQRGMETVKQNRYKKILLNAPAGSESAKAFLIKQNAVYSFSEHQMEWQERALEEVDGITLRQANEDDSDMRIRISVEAFGMDEEDAIAMESKIDGDEGNEMLMIDVNGKSVGKIRFRREDGQVWIYGFAILPEQQGKGIGRKVLRQVIKDQNSAGHSVHLEVETNNDRALGLYESVGFEKVHSQDYYIYQF; translated from the coding sequence ATGTTAACGACAAAACAATTACAAGACATTGAACAATTGCAAAAAGAGTGCGAAACCCATGATCATGTTCAACTAAAGCTTAACTGGGAAATGTTAAGAAAACGCGAATCTGATCAGCTGGATTTTCTTCATTATGAAAAAGACGAACTTGTAGCATTTTTAGGTTTGTATCCATTTGGATCCATGGTAGAAGTGTGTGGCATGGTGAAACCAAGTGAACGGCGGAAGGGATATTTCAGCTTTTTGTTCCAGAGAGGAATGGAAACTGTAAAACAAAACAGATACAAGAAAATTCTATTAAACGCACCTGCTGGATCAGAGTCTGCAAAAGCATTTTTGATTAAACAAAATGCTGTTTATTCATTTTCAGAACATCAAATGGAGTGGCAAGAAAGAGCTCTTGAAGAAGTGGACGGTATTACACTCCGACAAGCAAACGAAGATGATTCAGACATGCGTATACGTATATCAGTTGAGGCATTCGGTATGGATGAAGAAGATGCCATTGCGATGGAAAGCAAGATCGATGGAGATGAAGGCAACGAAATGCTAATGATTGATGTGAACGGAAAGTCGGTAGGGAAAATTCGTTTCAGACGAGAAGATGGACAAGTCTGGATCTATGGATTTGCCATTTTGCCAGAGCAGCAAGGAAAAGGAATTGGAAGGAAAGTATTGCGCCAAGTTATTAAAGATCAAAATTCAGCTGGCCACTCGGTACACTTGGAGGTCGAAACGAATAATGACCGTGCTCTAGGTTTATATGAATCAGTTGGATTCGAAAAAGTACACTCACAAGATTACTATATTTATCAATTTTAA
- a CDS encoding MFS transporter, with amino-acid sequence MNKQESSYRWVVFGTVLFAYFLIVSQRTAPGLITDQLMKDFHVSASTIGLLSSIQFLAYAGLQIPVGLLADKYGPNRFLIIGTLLNGLGSLLFSLAPNEYLLIFSRLLVGIGDSMIFVNLVIILSQWFKVKEFVGLLGVVSLVASFGSLSATVPFSYWISLTGWRSPFLSIGIILMLSSYLLYTVLVAKPKQIFKDDDSKLKKESVEDRPSVWSILRRIFTTRQALATFLCHFGVVGTYVGFIGSWGVPYGIHVFDLSRSEASQLIMYGLFGAMIGGPLISWITSRLDSIKRIYILIHIVVFFSWIGLFLSGIKPSFIMVVILLLFIGFGNGASSLTFAVVRKSFPMTEVGVAAGFANMGGFLSAVLLPSIFGSVLDLFPQHSINAAYHYGFIIPVLFSLMGLFGVILIKEEKKKNSKISQKQ; translated from the coding sequence ATGAACAAACAAGAAAGCAGCTATAGATGGGTGGTATTTGGCACCGTCTTATTTGCTTACTTTTTAATTGTGAGCCAAAGAACAGCTCCAGGGCTTATTACCGATCAATTAATGAAGGATTTTCATGTATCAGCTTCCACAATAGGTCTATTGAGCAGTATTCAATTTCTGGCATACGCAGGATTACAGATTCCGGTTGGTCTCTTAGCTGATAAATATGGGCCTAATCGATTCCTAATTATAGGTACACTTCTTAATGGCTTAGGAAGCCTCCTCTTCAGCCTTGCTCCGAATGAGTATCTTTTAATTTTTTCTCGTTTATTAGTGGGAATTGGAGATTCCATGATTTTTGTCAACTTGGTTATTATTTTAAGTCAATGGTTTAAGGTAAAGGAATTTGTAGGATTGTTAGGAGTCGTTTCATTGGTCGCAAGCTTTGGGTCACTATCAGCTACTGTTCCTTTTTCCTATTGGATTTCACTTACAGGCTGGAGATCGCCATTCCTTAGTATTGGTATTATTTTAATGTTATCTTCCTATCTTCTTTATACCGTTCTTGTTGCAAAACCAAAACAAATCTTTAAGGATGATGATTCCAAATTGAAGAAGGAATCTGTTGAGGACAGACCAAGTGTTTGGTCCATACTGCGCAGAATTTTTACTACTCGGCAAGCTTTGGCAACATTCCTTTGCCACTTTGGGGTGGTTGGTACATATGTTGGATTTATAGGTTCCTGGGGAGTTCCATATGGTATCCACGTGTTTGACTTGTCGCGGTCTGAAGCAAGCCAGCTTATTATGTATGGTCTTTTTGGCGCCATGATTGGCGGTCCTTTAATCAGCTGGATTACAAGCAGATTAGATTCGATAAAAAGGATCTATATCCTTATTCATATCGTTGTGTTTTTTAGTTGGATAGGACTGTTTTTGTCCGGCATAAAGCCATCTTTTATTATGGTAGTCATTTTACTGTTATTCATAGGTTTCGGAAATGGTGCGAGCTCCTTAACTTTTGCCGTCGTAAGAAAGTCCTTCCCGATGACAGAAGTAGGTGTTGCCGCAGGATTTGCCAATATGGGTGGGTTTCTAAGCGCGGTATTATTACCAAGTATTTTCGGAAGTGTACTCGATCTCTTTCCTCAGCATTCAATAAATGCTGCCTATCATTATGGATTTATCATCCCTGTTCTCTTTTCTTTAATGGGACTGTTTGGCGTCATTTTAATAAAAGAGGAAAAAAAGAAAAACTCGAAAATATCACAAAAACAGTAG
- a CDS encoding GNAT family N-acetyltransferase, which produces MNIRKLNIGENLPMELLLLADPSEEIVKEYVNRGECFIAESEQKIVGVYVLLPTRPETIELVNVAVTEDQHGRGIGKQLVMNAINTAKKKGYKTIEVGTGNAGIGQLALYQKCGFRIIGVDMDFFIKHYPEEIYENGIHCRDMIRLTQDL; this is translated from the coding sequence ATGAATATTAGGAAATTAAACATAGGTGAAAATCTTCCAATGGAATTGTTGTTATTGGCAGACCCCTCTGAAGAGATTGTTAAGGAATATGTTAATAGGGGAGAATGTTTTATAGCAGAAAGTGAACAGAAGATCGTTGGAGTATATGTATTACTTCCAACAAGACCTGAGACAATCGAGTTAGTGAATGTTGCAGTAACAGAGGATCAACATGGTAGAGGTATTGGAAAACAGTTAGTTATGAATGCAATTAACACAGCAAAGAAAAAAGGCTACAAAACAATCGAAGTTGGTACTGGAAACGCAGGCATTGGACAATTGGCTCTCTATCAAAAATGTGGATTTAGAATTATTGGTGTTGATATGGATTTTTTCATTAAGCACTATCCAGAAGAAATTTATGAAAATGGTATACATTGCAGGGATATGATTCGACTCACTCAGGATTTATAG